The following proteins are co-located in the Pyricularia oryzae 70-15 chromosome 1, whole genome shotgun sequence genome:
- a CDS encoding ATP-dependent Zn protease, whose amino-acid sequence MSSSDSQHGGRGGPTRTFFDHSSAARVSTDTVVAKSIREAYPQLELIIVPAQTTNLFTYAQAGNAKLTPIQDEANELLPSSLSWEIYVAPGKRIDGSRGGLVQRPLFGKYAYTWQDTEFILYYVEGRDGQSAYPTTNNFYLLASPADRGKAQSLLVAAGFWSQELHDEVLVFDGGYWNKSRELFNSIRKASWDNVILDPSMKQALIDDHMSFFKSRGQYEKLKVPWKRGIIYYGPPGNGKTVSIKATMNMLYKLKDPVPTLYVRSLVSWMGPEAALSMIFSGARAMAPCYLVFEDLDSIVNDSVRSYFLNEVDGLKNNDGIFMIGSTNHLERLDPGISKRPSRFDRKYLFPNPSRDQRVAYCHFWQGKLADNKDIEFPDSLCGAVADKTDKFSFAYIQEAFVASLLAIARASKQADEDDWVSVATPGTEDSDFESDDGYDDDDVKNLVLYKEMMKQIKILRDSIDSDDQALAKVELC is encoded by the exons ATGTCTTCGTCTGACTCTCAGCatggcggccgcggcggtcCCACCCGAACCTTTTTCGATCATTCGAGTGCCGCGCGCGTTTCAACCGACACCGTCGTTGCCAAGTCCATCCGCGAGGCATACCCGCAACTCGAATTGATCATCGTACCCGCCCAGACCACGAACCTCTTCACCTACGCCCAGGCCGGCAATGCGAAGCTGACACCGATCCAAGACGAAGCCAACGAGCTGCTGCCGTCGTCTCTCAGCTGGGAAATCTACGTCGCCCCTGGAAAGCGCATCGATGGCTCCCGAGGAGGCCTGGTCCAGCGCCCCTTGTTTGGCAAGTATGCGTACACCTGGCAGGACACCGAGTTCATCCTCTACTACGTCGAAGGCCGAGACGGCCAGAGCGCATACCCTACCACCAATAACTTTTACCTCCTTGCGTCGCCGGCCGATCGAGGCAAGGCACAGAGCTTGCTGGTTGCGGCCGGCTTTTGGAGCCAGGAGCTGCACGATGAAGTTCTCGTCTTTGACGGGGGGTACTGGAACAAGTCGCGGGAGCTGTTCAACAGCATCCGGAAGGCATCATGGGACAACGTCATCTTGGACCCCAGC ATGAAGCAGGCTTTGATCGACGACCACATGTCTTTTTTCAAGTCTCGGGGTCAATACGAGAAACTGAAGGTCCCTTGGAAGAGGGGTATCATCTACTACGGTCCACCCGGAAACGGCAAGACCGTCAGCATCAAGGCGACTATGAACATGCTGTATAAGCTCAAGGACCCCGTGCCAACCCTCTACGTCAGGAGCTTGGTAAGCTGGATGGGCCCCGAGGCAGCGCTATCCATGATATTTTCTGGGGCGAGAGCGATGGCGCCGTGTTATCT TGTATTTGAGGACCTCGACAGCATTGTCAACGACTCTGTTCGCTCCTACTTTTTGAACGAGGTGGACGGACTCAAGAACAATGACGGAATCTTTATGATTGGCAGCACCAACCACCTCGAGCGGCTTGACCCTGGTATCTCGAAGCGACCATCCAGGTTCGACCGCAAGTACCTGTTTCCGAACCCCAGCAGGGACCAGCGTGTAGCATACTGTCATTTCTGGCAGGGAAAGCTGGCCGACAACAAGGACATTGAGTTTCCTGACAGTCTCTGCGGGGCGGTGGCAGACAAGACCGACAAGTTCAGCTTCGCCTACATACAAGAGGCGTTTGTGGCTTCGCTCCTGGCCATTGCGCGCGCATCCAAGCAGGCAGACGAGGATGATTGGGTCAGCGTGGCGACTCCTGGCACCGAAGACAGTGATTTTGAGAGTGATGACGGctacgatgacgacgacgtgaAGAATTTGGTCCTCTACAAGGAGATGATGAAGCAGATCAAGATTCTGAGGGACAGCATTGACAGCGATGACCAGGCGCTTGCCAAGGTGGAGCTTTGCTGA
- a CDS encoding carboxypeptidase 2 produces the protein MLRYAPFALVLLQGARQACALRYADNQVPVVKDSEVVAKLFPDLEDVEVLSPAFQKPATVPKAFANGTSGPTPQFELENFLQTLAARNKWMTYHSPTFRSEEGRSLPYVFLSTSSHEPKISSSLASQANATQSDKVRIWMQGGVHGNEPAGDQALLALLGKFDANATWAASVLDKVDILMLPRYNPDGVAYFQRYLATSFDPNRDHTKMARQQTRDIKKLVMDFAPHVGVDCHEYSASRGYDATGKTWLSSQDAQFSAMKNLNIHKDIRALSEGLFTDAIASALDARGLRHSPYVVGSLDGDGGVVLEETTGDAKMGDTSVGLSQAVMFLSETRGIGLADQQFQRRVAAGLTLVETLVQTAADNAAHVYATIEAARADFISNDQEIVLTDYLRPTNISWTFVDAPSGTLVDVPVTFLNSTPAVANLTRARPEAYVFSRAWRDAADRLRAAGVVVEELRMGFTGRVEALNVTSAALAQTKYEGVARTTVATEPFDKLVTIPAGGYWVSTRQKNAAHAFNVLEPENIDSYATFNVLPVNAGDEYQVYRVMK, from the coding sequence ATGCTTCGCTACGCTCCTTTCGCATTGGTCCTCCTCCAGGGGGCCCGTCAAGCATGTGCTCTCCGCTATGCCGACAACCAGGTCCCCGTCGTCAAGGATAGCGAGGTGGTGGCCAAGCTCTTCCCCGACCTGGAGGACGTCGAGGTGCTGTCGCCGGCGTTCCAGAAGCCGGCGACGGTGCCCAAGGCCTTTGCCAATGGCACAAGCGGCCCTACGCCGCAGTTTGAGCTCGAGAATTTCCTGCAGACGCTCGCCGCCCGCAACAAATGGATGACGTACCACAGCCCGACTTTTCGCTCCGAGGAGGGACGGTCGTTGCCGTACGTGTTCTTGTCCACGTCCTCCCACGAGCCCAAGATCTCCAGCAGTCTGGCAAGCCAGGCCAATGCCACCCAGTCGGACAAGGTCCGCATCTGGATGCAGGGAGGGGTTCACGGCAACGAGCCGGCAGGCGACCAGGCGCTGCTCGCGCTGCTGGGCAAGTTTGACGCCAACGCCACGTGGGCCGCCTCGGTCCTCGACAAGGTGGACATCCTGATGCTGCCGCGCTACAACCCCGACGGAGTGGCTTATTTCCAGCGGTACCTGGCCACGTCTTTCGACCCCAACCGCGACCACACCAAGATGGCGCGGCAGCAGACGCGGGACATCAAGAAGCTGGTCATGGACTTTGCGCCGCACGTGGGCGTGGACTGCCACGAGTACTCGGCGTCGAGGGGCTACGACGCCACGGGCAAGACGTGGCTGTCGTCGCAGGACGCGCAGTTCAGCGCCATGAAGAACCTCAACATCCACAAGGACATCCGCGCCCTGTCCGAGGGCCTCTTCACCGACGCCATCGCCTCGGCGCTCGACGCCCGCGGCCTGCGCCACAGCCCCTACGTCGTCGGCTCcctcgacggcgacggcggcgtggtGCTGGAGGAGACCACGGGCGACGCCAAGATGGGCGACACGTCGGTCGGGCTCTCGCAGGCCGTCATGTTCCTCTCGGAGACGCGCGGCATCGGCCTGGCGGACCAGCAGTTCCAGCGCCGCGTCGCTGCAGGCCTGACCCTCGTCGAGACCCTCGTGCAGACGGCCGCCGACAACGCAGCGCACGTCTACGCCACCATCGAGGCCGCCCGGGCCGACTTCATCTCCAACGACCAGGAGATCGTGCTCACCGACTACCTGCGGCCCACCAACATCTCGTGGACCTTTGTCGACGCCCCCAGCGGGACCCTGGTCGACGTCCCCGTCACCTTTCTCAACAGCACCCCTGCCGTCGCGAACCTGACCCGCGCCCGCCCCGAGGCCTACGTCTTCTCGAGGGCCTGGcgcgacgccgccgaccgcctgcgcgccgccggcgtcgtcgTGGAGGAGCTGCGCATGGGCTTCACCGGCCGCGTCGAGGCCCTCAACGTCACGAGCGCCGCGCTGGCCCAGACCAAGTACGAGGGCGTCGCGCGCACCACCGTGGCCACCGAGCCCTTTGACAagctcgtcaccatcccGGCCGGTGGGTACTGGGTGAGCACGCGGCAGAAGAACGCGGCGCATGCTTTCAATGTGCTGGAGCCCGAGAACATTGACAGCTATGCGACCTTTAACGTGCTGCCCGTCAATGCAGGAGACGAATACCAGGTCTACAGGGTCATGAAGTAG
- a CDS encoding arylsulfatase, whose translation MRFLGIIPGLSLAYAALAVASDAKKPNIILIMSDDQDRRMGSTDFQPVLRRDIFEQGVQFINHFTNTAQCCPSRAGLLRGQVTHNTNNTHVIAPGGSYDKWLAAGLDEDYLPHWIKKAGYKAEYVGKFLNGNAPKGWDHVDALLDPYTAYYNVPVMSQNGERPVYYKGFHSTDVVRIKALARLDGLLKQADPFYLQISPYSPHVQNDVNTATPLARHIDTLKGLRVPRQPNYNPADEFQAGIGGWPRDLPLLNTGGMAQWLSAMARRAEALQGVDEIIEDVVAMLEANGQLDNTYVVYTSDNGYHLGQHRLPGGKALFYGEDTNLPFAVRGPGVPKNITSTIPGVHVDLAPTFLDIAGLPQADWPPFLDGQSILAQWKNPTGDTGPGAGDGNSKETLAVEFWGSNTVEAPNGGELGAPFTNNTFKTVRILGDRQSWLYSVWCTGKAELYDTVADPYELVNLVGRPEHAALEQRLNALLLVTKSCAEGTCRDPWSVFNAAQPYNVTTDPTAPAEADKISNLAQALDPKYDAFFVSFPRVAFKTCPQAQVVANEAPFYPAAAAQGLGLAHRRTMDSFVVTSAGVAIADKNLYGTPEQRNATLEQVYANARNLTDEEIAVPANGGAAVAKRWGVEPLPEWIRLGHD comes from the exons ATGCGGTTCCTTGGAATAATTCCCGGCCTGTCACTGGCATATGCGGCCCTGGCCGTTGCCAGCGATGCCAAGAAGCCCAACATAATCCTGATCATGTCGGATGATCAAGACCGCAGGATGGGGTCTACCGACTTTCAGCCGGTGTTGCGTCGCGACATCTTTGAGCAGGGAGTCCAGTTCATCAACCACTTCACCAACACGGCGCAGTGCTGCCCGTCGCGTGCCGGGCTGTTGAGAGGACAAGTGACTCACAACACCAACAACACACACGTGATAGCACCTGG AGGGAGTTATGACAAGTGGCTGGCGGCTGGTTTGGATGAGGACTACCTGCCTCATTGGATCAAAAAGGCTGGCTACAAGGCCGAGTATGTTGGAAAGTTTTTGAATGGCAA TGCACCCAAGGGCTGGGATCACGTTGATGCTTTG CTTGATCCCTACACGGCCTACTATAATGTGCCCGTCATGTCTCAGAACGGTGAGCGTCCGGTGTACTACAAGGGGTTTCATAGCACCGATGTGGTTCGCATCAAAGC gTTGGCCCGGCTGGATGGCCTGTTGAAGCAGGCTGATCCGTTCTATCTCCAAATCTCGCCCTATTCGCCACACGTCCAGAACGACGTCAACACGGCGACTCCGCTTGCGCGCCACATCGACACGCTCAAAGGGCTGCGGGTGCCACGACAGCCCAACTACAACCCCGCAGACGAGTTCCAGGCGGGCATCGGAGGGTGGCCTCGCGATCTTCCTCTGCTCAAcacggggggaatggcgcagtggttaagcgccatggct CGCAGGGCCGAGGCGCTGCAGGGCGTGGACGAGATCATCGAGGACGTGGTGGCCATGCTCGAGGCCAACGGACAGCTGGACAACACATATGTGGTCTACACGTCGGACAATGGCTACCACCTCGGGCAGCACCGTCTACCGGGAGGCAAGGCGCTCTTTTACGGCGAGGACACCAATCTGCCGTTTGCGGTGCGCGGGCCGGGCGTCCCCAAGAACATCACCTCGACGATCCCCGGCGTGCACGTCGACCTGGCGCCGACCTTTTTGGACATTGCCGGGCTTCCCCAGGCCGACTGGCCGCCGTTCCTGGACGGACAGAGCATCCTGGCGCAGTGGAAGAACCCCACAGGGGACACGGGGCCCGGGGCGGGCGACGGCAACAGCAAGGAGACGCTGGCGGTGGAGTTTTGGGGCTCGAACACGGTGGAGGCGCCCAACGGCGGGGAGCTCGGGGCGCCCTTCACCAACAACACGTTCAAGACGGTGCGGATCCTGGGCGACCGGCAGTCCTGGCTGTACTCGGTGTGGTGCACGGGCAAGGCGGAGCTGTACGACACGGTGGCGGACCCCTACGAGCTGGTGAACCTGGTGGGCAGGCCGGAGCACGCGGCGTTGGAGCAGCGGCTGAacgcgctgctgctggtgaccAAGTCGTGCGCCGAGGGGACGTGCCGCGACCCGTGGTCCGTCTTCAACGCGGCGCAGCCCTACAACGTCACGACGGAcccgacggcgccggcggagGCGGACAAGATCTCGAACCTGGCGCAGGCCCTGGACCCGAAATACGACGCCTTCTTCGTGTCGTTTCCCCGCGTCGCCTTCAAGACCTGCCCGCAGGCGCAGGTGGTGGCCAACGAGGCGCCGTTCtacccggcggcggcggcgcagggGCTGGGGCTGGCGCACCGGCGCACCATGGACAGCTTTGTCGTCACCAGCGCCGGCGTGGCCATTGCCGACAAGAACCTGTACGGCACGCCCGAGCAGCGCAACGCCACGCTCGAGCAGGTCTACGCCAACGCGCGCAACCTGACCGACGAGGAGATCGCGGTGCCGGCGAACGGAGGGGCGGCCGTGGCCAAGAGGTGGGGCGTGGAGCCGCTGCCGGAATGGATTCGGCTGGGTCACGACTAG
- a CDS encoding cutinase, with amino-acid sequence MTIVFARGTTERGNVGTVVGPPLLDAVKQLSNGLDVNMQGVDYPADVRGFMQGGDPQGSARMMGKTPKNRAGIIKALAADCPNTGIIISGYSQGAQLMHNAADQLDPASASHITAAVAFGDPLNGQGVTGVDTSRVLVICHDRDNICEGGAQIRQAHLTYGQDVSKAASFIMQAAAAGQGAGQGGVEAPGAGAAAGAN; translated from the exons ATGACTATCGTCTTTGCCCGCGGCACCACAGAGAGAGGCAACGTCGGCACCGTCGTGGGCCCCCCTCTACTCGATGCCGTCAAGCAGCTGTCCAATGGGCTCGACGTCAACATGCAGGGAGTGGATTATCCTGCCGACGTACGGGGCTTCATGCAAGGCGGTGACCCACAGGGCAGCGCAAGAAT GATGGgcaaaacacccaaaaacagGGCGGGCATCATCAAGGCCCTCGCGGCAGACTGCCCCAACACGGGCATCATAATTTCCGGCTACTCCCAGGGCGCGCAGCTGATGCACAACGCGGCGGACCAGCTCGAtcccgcctcggcctcgcaCATCACAGCGGCCGTCGCGTTCGGCGACCCGTTGAACGGGCAGGGGGTGACCGGGGTAGACACGTCCCGGGTCCTTGTTATATGCCATGACCGTGACAACATCTGCGAAGGTGGCGCCCAGATCCGCCAGGCACACCTCACCTATGGACAGGATGTAAGCAAGGCGGCCAGCTTTATCATGCaggcggccgccgctgggCAGGGTGCTGGCCAGGGCGGAGTGGAGGCCCCCGGcgccggtgctgctgctggcgccaACTAA